In the genome of Microbacterium endophyticum, one region contains:
- a CDS encoding HAMP domain-containing sensor histidine kinase translates to MTGVTVAVLAIGLLAAGVGTMGFLRQTLGNNLDEQVRQLVKTGVASSVFDAEVSDAGLTFVDKSNATSYFVVIYSPESDGHLVNQGGGDGAAAPEFPDSYTMSQAMAQGSDAVFTLENSAGGAPYRAAVAVDTDAETGLLYTQLVAIPTAASERFMAAFLGIYSFLAIITVIASAFLVRWVVTLTFRSLGQVESTAEAIAAGDFSLRMTDVEAPTTEVGRLKSAINAMLGRIDGALSQRDATVRQMRRFVGDASHELRTPLVTVRGYAELYRMGAIKNPDDIAQSMERIEKEAIRMGVLVEDLLALARLDERRGVEITPIDLRPIARDAALDVGAAAPSRTVTVVDTTALPPRPPLPDATALTPPTTPTESVRRRVSPMERAGSLLRRRSRAQDNAADGFGGTGPLDLSTDAVPVVRPTPVVLGDENRIRQVIANLLGNARRYSPDESPIEVRVGVDAEQQMGWLEIVDHGEGIPPQIRGHIFERFWRADTSRTRDTGGSGLGLSIVASIVESLNGNVEVTDTAGGGATFRVAFPLALGKDAAAHLLIETQPLPRMKLS, encoded by the coding sequence GTGACGGGAGTCACGGTTGCTGTGCTCGCGATCGGATTGCTGGCGGCAGGTGTGGGGACCATGGGGTTTTTGCGCCAAACACTCGGAAACAATCTCGACGAGCAGGTTCGCCAGCTCGTGAAGACCGGAGTGGCTAGCTCGGTTTTCGACGCTGAAGTGTCTGATGCCGGATTGACGTTCGTCGATAAGTCGAATGCGACCAGCTACTTCGTGGTTATCTACAGCCCCGAATCCGATGGCCATCTCGTCAATCAGGGCGGTGGTGACGGTGCGGCCGCGCCGGAGTTCCCTGACAGCTACACGATGTCTCAGGCGATGGCACAGGGCTCCGATGCTGTATTCACTCTTGAGAACTCCGCTGGCGGGGCGCCGTACCGCGCGGCCGTCGCCGTTGACACGGATGCCGAGACGGGGCTGTTGTACACACAGCTTGTCGCCATACCGACAGCGGCGAGTGAGCGCTTCATGGCGGCGTTCCTCGGCATCTACAGTTTTCTCGCCATCATCACTGTCATCGCGAGCGCTTTCCTCGTGCGGTGGGTCGTCACGCTGACGTTTCGGAGCCTGGGACAGGTGGAGTCGACGGCTGAGGCAATCGCCGCCGGAGACTTCAGCCTGCGTATGACCGACGTTGAAGCGCCCACGACAGAAGTCGGGCGTTTGAAATCCGCAATCAACGCCATGCTCGGTCGCATCGACGGCGCGCTATCGCAGCGAGACGCCACAGTGCGTCAGATGCGGCGTTTCGTGGGTGACGCTAGCCATGAGTTGCGAACCCCACTCGTGACGGTACGCGGCTACGCCGAGCTCTACCGCATGGGTGCGATCAAAAACCCCGACGATATTGCGCAGTCGATGGAACGAATCGAGAAAGAAGCGATTCGCATGGGCGTGCTCGTCGAAGATCTACTTGCACTCGCTCGACTGGATGAGCGACGCGGCGTTGAGATCACGCCGATCGATCTGCGACCGATTGCGCGAGATGCCGCGCTCGACGTAGGCGCCGCTGCTCCCTCAAGAACTGTCACCGTCGTCGACACGACGGCGCTTCCTCCACGCCCACCGTTGCCGGATGCCACAGCGCTCACTCCCCCGACGACGCCCACCGAGTCGGTGCGTCGCCGTGTGTCGCCCATGGAACGCGCTGGTTCGCTGCTGCGACGTCGCTCACGGGCTCAGGACAACGCCGCAGACGGTTTCGGCGGCACCGGCCCGCTCGATCTCTCTACAGACGCTGTGCCGGTCGTGCGCCCGACGCCTGTCGTGCTCGGCGACGAGAACCGCATCCGCCAGGTCATCGCGAACCTGCTCGGCAACGCCCGACGATACTCCCCCGACGAATCGCCCATCGAGGTACGTGTCGGAGTTGACGCCGAACAGCAGATGGGCTGGCTCGAGATCGTCGACCACGGTGAAGGTATTCCCCCACAAATCCGTGGGCACATCTTTGAGAGGTTTTGGCGTGCCGACACGTCGCGCACTCGCGATACCGGTGGCTCCGGACTCGGCCTGTCTATCGTCGCGTCGATCGTCGAATCGCTCAACGGCAACGTGGAAGTGACCGATACAGCCGGTGGTGGAGCGACGTTCCGTGTTGCGTTCCCGCTGGCGCTCGGTAAGGATGCCGCGGCTCACCTTCTGATCGAAACGCAGCCGTTGCCGCGGATGAAGCTCTCCTAA
- a CDS encoding response regulator transcription factor has protein sequence MTAPRILVVDDEPNIRDLLITSLKFAGFQVRAVGNGAQTISAVLEEEPDLIVLDVMLPDMNGFSVTKRLREAGYTAPILFLTAKDDTEDKITGLNAGGDDYVTKPFSLDEIVARIQAILRRTMQADEESVIRSGEITMDQDTHDVFVGETPIDLSPTEFKLLRYLMLNPNRVLSKAQILDHVWEYDFNGDAGIVESYISYLRRKIDPHSSEALIQTKRGFGYMLKAAKSA, from the coding sequence ATGACCGCACCTCGCATCCTCGTCGTAGACGATGAGCCGAACATCCGCGACCTGCTCATTACGAGCCTCAAGTTCGCGGGATTCCAGGTGCGCGCCGTAGGAAACGGCGCGCAGACGATTTCGGCAGTCCTCGAAGAGGAGCCGGACCTCATCGTCCTCGATGTCATGCTGCCCGACATGAACGGGTTCAGCGTGACGAAGAGATTGCGGGAGGCCGGCTACACGGCTCCCATTCTCTTCCTGACCGCGAAGGACGACACCGAAGACAAGATCACTGGCCTCAACGCCGGTGGCGACGACTACGTGACGAAGCCGTTCTCACTCGACGAGATCGTCGCTCGCATTCAGGCGATCCTTCGACGCACGATGCAAGCCGACGAAGAGTCCGTCATCCGCTCCGGCGAGATCACGATGGATCAAGACACGCACGACGTATTCGTCGGCGAGACCCCCATCGATCTCAGCCCGACCGAGTTCAAGCTTTTGCGCTATCTCATGCTCAACCCCAACCGAGTGCTGAGCAAGGCGCAGATTCTCGATCATGTTTGGGAGTACGACTTCAACGGCGATGCTGGCATCGTTGAGAGTTACATCTCGTATCTGCGACGCAAGATCGATCCGCACTCCTCCGAAGCGCTGATTCAGACGAAGCGCGGCTTCGGCTACATGCTCAAGGCCGCCAAGAGCGCCTGA
- a CDS encoding cold-shock protein produces the protein MAEGTVKWFNAEKGFGFITVSDGQDVFVHYSNIDMSGFRVLEEGQAVEFTVGSGQKGPQAEAVRVVA, from the coding sequence ATGGCCGAGGGTACCGTTAAATGGTTCAACGCTGAGAAAGGCTTCGGCTTTATTACGGTGTCGGATGGGCAGGACGTTTTCGTCCACTATTCGAACATCGACATGTCTGGATTCCGTGTACTCGAAGAAGGCCAAGCCGTCGAGTTCACGGTGGGATCAGGCCAAAAAGGACCTCAGGCAGAAGCTGTTCGCGTCGTAGCCTGA
- a CDS encoding DsbA family protein → MSSDDPSNVPEARDRRHAVREKAALVHAKQTRARKIRFSVIAVSAVAVVALIAGAVTWTVVSNASQPQLQPQNTNDGFVITDVSGVTGVTQAVPDPDETDKAEDEPTPKVTSAVDEVDIRVYIDYLSTGARDFEMANAQQLSTWVSNDVASLTYYPVAMLTAKSNGTKYSLRAASAVACVATYSPNAVFAFNHNVLDKQPAEATDGLSDSDLADIAQASGVSSPKLVRSCIEDEKFVSWARSATDRALEGIPDTDSETLTGTPTILVNGEPYLGSLTDPKEFSQFVLTVASDSYYTTPSPTPSPTSGSATPTPTP, encoded by the coding sequence ATGTCCAGCGACGACCCATCGAACGTGCCCGAAGCACGTGATCGGCGCCACGCCGTTCGCGAAAAAGCTGCACTGGTGCACGCGAAGCAGACACGTGCGCGCAAGATCCGATTCAGCGTCATCGCTGTGAGCGCTGTCGCTGTCGTCGCACTCATCGCGGGTGCCGTGACCTGGACTGTTGTCTCCAACGCCTCGCAGCCGCAGTTGCAGCCGCAGAACACGAACGACGGATTCGTTATCACCGATGTGTCGGGGGTCACAGGTGTCACCCAGGCGGTTCCAGACCCGGACGAAACCGATAAAGCCGAAGACGAGCCAACCCCCAAGGTCACCAGCGCCGTCGACGAGGTCGACATTCGCGTGTACATCGACTACCTGTCGACGGGTGCGCGCGACTTCGAAATGGCGAATGCCCAGCAGCTATCCACGTGGGTCTCCAACGACGTCGCCTCTCTGACGTATTACCCCGTCGCCATGCTCACGGCGAAGTCGAATGGCACGAAATATTCGTTGCGTGCTGCCAGCGCAGTTGCGTGTGTCGCGACGTACTCTCCGAACGCAGTTTTCGCTTTCAACCACAACGTGTTGGATAAGCAACCCGCTGAGGCAACCGACGGTCTGAGCGACAGCGACTTGGCAGACATTGCGCAGGCCTCAGGAGTTTCGAGTCCTAAGCTCGTTCGCTCGTGCATCGAGGACGAGAAATTCGTCTCGTGGGCGCGGTCAGCGACCGATCGAGCTCTGGAGGGTATTCCTGACACTGATTCTGAGACTCTTACCGGTACTCCTACGATTCTGGTCAACGGTGAGCCCTACCTTGGATCGCTCACCGATCCCAAAGAGTTCTCGCAGTTCGTGCTGACGGTCGCGAGTGATTCGTACTACACCACCCCGTCTCCGACGCCGTCACCCACTTCGGGTTCGGCGACACCCACTCCCACGCCGTAA
- the msrB gene encoding peptide-methionine (R)-S-oxide reductase MsrB: MTYPVDKSDAQWRDELDPDRFAVLREAATERPWTGELLDEARAGLYTCAGCGAELFQSGTKFDSHCGWPSFYESVRPDAVELIDDNAHGMQRTEVRCASCGSHLGHVFPDGFGTPTGDRYCMNSLALEFSPEVAS; the protein is encoded by the coding sequence ATGACGTACCCCGTCGACAAGTCAGATGCGCAGTGGCGCGATGAACTCGATCCCGATCGATTCGCCGTCTTGCGGGAAGCCGCCACAGAGCGCCCCTGGACCGGCGAACTGCTCGACGAAGCACGCGCTGGGCTCTACACCTGCGCTGGTTGCGGCGCGGAGCTGTTTCAGAGCGGAACGAAATTCGATTCGCACTGTGGGTGGCCGAGCTTCTACGAGTCGGTTCGACCCGATGCCGTTGAGCTGATCGACGACAACGCGCACGGCATGCAGCGCACAGAGGTGCGCTGTGCTTCGTGCGGCTCACACCTCGGCCATGTCTTTCCTGACGGTTTCGGCACGCCCACGGGCGACCGGTATTGCATGAACTCTCTTGCCCTCGAGTTCAGTCCTGAGGTGGCATCGTGA
- a CDS encoding DMT family transporter, which yields MNKRMPSALSVGLSLAGAVAVGVLTALQARSNGSLGSALGDGLVAAFISFASGLGIVLVLCLVFPSGRTGVKAVARGAFRTIPAWMMLGGLAGALTVVTQSLTVATVGVALFTVGVVAGQTVNGLLLDRLGYGPAGFVAVTMPRVVGATCAVVAVVLCVVGDGSAGDTWWMLVLPFLAGAGIAWQQATNGRLRQRIDSALVATFVNFLGGTLALGIITLIHIAISGPPTTFPTSPWVYLGGALGVVYIFLSAALVRITGVLLLGLGSVVGLLSTAVVLDVIWPAPSGPSTLFAILAAVVALIGVGVAAFPKRRPRY from the coding sequence ATGAACAAGCGGATGCCGTCGGCCCTCTCCGTGGGCCTCTCACTGGCCGGTGCTGTCGCTGTCGGTGTGTTGACCGCACTTCAGGCGCGATCCAATGGATCGCTCGGGTCTGCGCTGGGTGACGGGCTCGTCGCAGCGTTCATCTCGTTCGCTTCGGGCCTCGGCATCGTGCTCGTGCTCTGCCTTGTGTTTCCCTCGGGACGCACCGGCGTGAAAGCGGTAGCGCGGGGGGCTTTTCGCACCATCCCGGCCTGGATGATGCTGGGCGGTCTCGCCGGAGCCTTGACCGTTGTGACGCAAAGTCTCACGGTTGCGACCGTGGGCGTCGCGCTGTTCACCGTGGGAGTTGTCGCGGGTCAAACCGTCAACGGTTTGCTCCTCGACAGGCTCGGCTACGGACCGGCCGGGTTCGTCGCCGTCACTATGCCGCGAGTAGTCGGTGCGACGTGCGCTGTCGTCGCGGTTGTGCTGTGTGTTGTCGGTGACGGGAGCGCGGGCGATACCTGGTGGATGCTCGTCTTGCCGTTTCTGGCAGGAGCTGGCATTGCGTGGCAGCAGGCAACGAATGGGCGGCTGAGGCAGCGCATCGACAGCGCACTCGTAGCGACCTTCGTCAATTTTCTGGGCGGCACTCTGGCGCTCGGAATAATCACGCTCATCCACATCGCGATTTCTGGGCCGCCGACGACGTTTCCCACGAGTCCCTGGGTATACCTCGGAGGTGCGCTCGGCGTGGTCTACATCTTCTTGTCGGCGGCTCTCGTGCGCATCACCGGTGTGCTGTTGCTGGGGCTCGGATCGGTCGTGGGTCTCCTGTCGACAGCCGTCGTGCTCGACGTCATCTGGCCAGCACCGTCAGGCCCGTCGACACTGTTCGCGATACTCGCAGCCGTTGTCGCACTTATCGGAGTCGGTGTCGCGGCGTTTCCGAAACGTCGCCCGCGGTACTAG
- the groL gene encoding chaperonin GroEL (60 kDa chaperone family; promotes refolding of misfolded polypeptides especially under stressful conditions; forms two stacked rings of heptamers to form a barrel-shaped 14mer; ends can be capped by GroES; misfolded proteins enter the barrel where they are refolded when GroES binds): protein MAKIIAFDEEARRGLERGLNILADAVKVTLGPRGRNVVLEKKWGAPTITNDGVSIAKEIELDDPYEKIGAELVKEVAKKTDDVAGDGTTTATVLAQALVKEGLRNVAAGADPISLKRGIEKAVKAISEELLASAKEIETKEEIAATASISAADQTIGDLIAEAIDKVGKEGVVTVEESNTFGTELELTEGMRFDKGYINPYFVTDPERQEVVFEEPYILIANQKISNIKDLLPIVDKVIQDGKELLIIAEDVEGEALATLVLNKIRGIFKSAAVKAPGFGDRRKAQLQDIAILTGGQVITEEVGLKLENATLDLLGRARKVIITKDETTIVEGAGESTQIEGRVTQIRREIENTDSDYDREKLQERLAKLAGGVAVIKAGAATEVELKERKHRIEDAVRNAKAAVEEGIVAGGGVALIQAGKNVFLKLELTGDEATGANIVRVAIEAPLKQIALNAGLEPGVVVNKVADLPVGQGLNAATGEYVDMFAAGIIDPAKVTRSALQNAASIAGLFLTTEVVVADKPEKSQAPAGDPSGGMGGMDF from the coding sequence ATGGCAAAGATCATCGCTTTCGACGAGGAGGCCCGACGAGGCCTCGAGCGCGGCTTGAACATCCTGGCCGACGCCGTCAAGGTGACCCTGGGTCCCCGCGGTCGCAACGTCGTGCTCGAGAAGAAGTGGGGCGCTCCCACCATCACGAACGACGGTGTGTCGATCGCCAAGGAAATTGAACTCGACGACCCCTACGAGAAGATCGGCGCTGAGCTGGTCAAGGAGGTCGCCAAGAAGACTGACGACGTCGCAGGTGACGGTACGACCACCGCAACCGTTCTGGCTCAGGCGCTCGTCAAGGAAGGCCTGCGTAACGTCGCGGCCGGCGCCGACCCCATCTCCCTCAAGCGCGGAATCGAGAAGGCTGTTAAGGCAATCTCGGAAGAGCTGCTCGCATCCGCCAAGGAGATCGAGACCAAGGAAGAAATCGCTGCAACGGCATCGATCTCTGCTGCGGACCAGACCATCGGTGACCTGATCGCTGAGGCGATCGACAAGGTTGGTAAAGAAGGTGTCGTCACCGTTGAGGAGTCGAACACGTTCGGTACCGAGCTTGAGCTCACTGAGGGTATGCGCTTCGACAAGGGTTACATCAACCCCTACTTCGTCACCGACCCTGAGCGTCAGGAAGTCGTTTTCGAGGAGCCCTACATCCTCATCGCGAACCAGAAGATCTCGAACATCAAGGATCTCCTCCCCATCGTCGACAAGGTGATCCAGGACGGCAAAGAGCTCCTGATCATTGCGGAAGACGTTGAGGGTGAAGCTCTCGCGACGTTGGTTCTCAACAAGATCCGCGGCATCTTCAAGTCGGCAGCCGTCAAGGCTCCCGGCTTCGGCGACCGTCGTAAGGCGCAGTTGCAGGACATCGCGATTCTCACTGGTGGACAGGTCATCACCGAAGAGGTAGGCCTCAAGCTTGAGAACGCCACTCTCGACCTTCTTGGTCGTGCCCGCAAGGTCATCATCACGAAGGACGAGACGACCATCGTCGAGGGTGCTGGCGAGTCGACACAGATCGAGGGGCGCGTCACTCAGATCCGCCGCGAGATCGAGAACACCGACAGTGACTACGACCGTGAGAAGCTCCAGGAGCGCCTCGCGAAGCTTGCTGGTGGCGTAGCCGTCATCAAGGCTGGCGCGGCCACTGAGGTAGAGCTGAAGGAGCGCAAGCACCGCATCGAAGATGCAGTGCGTAACGCCAAGGCAGCTGTCGAAGAGGGCATCGTCGCCGGTGGTGGCGTTGCGCTCATCCAGGCAGGCAAGAACGTGTTCCTGAAGCTTGAACTGACGGGTGACGAAGCAACCGGAGCGAACATCGTTCGTGTTGCTATCGAAGCACCGCTCAAGCAGATCGCGCTCAACGCTGGCCTCGAGCCCGGGGTCGTCGTGAACAAGGTTGCTGACCTCCCCGTGGGTCAGGGTCTCAACGCGGCAACCGGTGAGTACGTCGACATGTTCGCAGCCGGCATCATCGACCCCGCAAAGGTCACGCGCTCCGCTCTGCAGAACGCAGCATCGATCGCAGGTCTGTTCCTGACGACCGAGGTTGTTGTCGCTGACAAGCCCGAGAAGTCGCAGGCTCCGGCCGGTGACCCCTCAGGTGGCATGGGCGGCATGGACTTCTGA
- a CDS encoding DUF3263 domain-containing protein has protein sequence MDLTDRDRALLVFEAQYPRHVGDKEERIRAELQLSPARYYQLLGRLIDTAEALEFDPLLVHRLRRLRDADDQSRRAHTARTGSAR, from the coding sequence ATGGATCTGACTGATCGTGACCGGGCGCTGCTGGTGTTCGAAGCGCAGTACCCGCGCCACGTCGGAGACAAAGAAGAGCGCATTCGCGCCGAGTTGCAGTTGAGCCCAGCCCGGTACTACCAACTCCTCGGACGCCTCATCGACACCGCTGAGGCGCTTGAATTCGATCCTTTGCTCGTGCACCGACTGCGGCGCCTTCGTGACGCCGACGACCAATCACGCCGCGCGCATACCGCACGCACTGGTTCAGCCCGATAA
- a CDS encoding LytR C-terminal domain-containing protein → MPRTPTSRDRFDDLPEGIDRVGAHRAENPRMRGWLVFIWALVATVVLTVVGIFASMMISGRIDLFPTADPTVSQSAGVEPVVDASYTVLVLNATDETGLGTAVRDEIIAADVGWTGDTVLAANAASTDFEQTTVYYAYPEDEAAAMGLAQLLGDVPVVQSDAYLQTEQSEDGSQTRQLTVVVGADRATTGEEAPAS, encoded by the coding sequence ATGCCGAGAACGCCCACTTCGCGTGACCGATTCGACGATCTCCCCGAGGGAATTGACCGCGTCGGCGCGCATCGCGCCGAGAATCCCCGTATGCGCGGCTGGTTGGTCTTCATCTGGGCGCTCGTTGCAACGGTTGTCCTGACCGTCGTCGGCATCTTCGCGAGCATGATGATCTCGGGCCGAATCGACCTCTTCCCGACCGCTGACCCCACTGTCTCGCAGTCTGCGGGCGTCGAGCCCGTGGTCGACGCGTCGTACACGGTGCTTGTTCTCAACGCGACCGATGAAACAGGACTCGGAACTGCGGTACGCGACGAAATCATCGCGGCCGATGTTGGATGGACCGGCGATACGGTGCTGGCGGCAAACGCAGCCTCGACCGATTTCGAGCAGACGACGGTCTACTACGCCTATCCCGAAGACGAAGCGGCCGCGATGGGTCTGGCTCAACTTCTGGGCGACGTTCCGGTCGTGCAGAGCGACGCATACCTCCAGACAGAACAGTCTGAGGACGGCTCTCAGACCCGTCAATTGACAGTCGTCGTTGGTGCTGACCGTGCCACAACTGGCGAGGAAGCGCCGGCCTCATAG
- a CDS encoding nitroreductase family protein, whose product MSGAFDAVLARKSLSRVTDAAPNHAELAGFVSAAGTVADHSALRPWRLIELRGTDRERLGRALAKAEGEKHPSTKPMRAPLLIAVVVSYGKSEKVPRWEQEATAAGVAHMLSLLLDEAGWGVFWRTGGATRSKAVAKAHGLAKNEALMGWLYVGGKPPRTRPGRRKSIDGDRFLTRMPRKKKTDASA is encoded by the coding sequence GTGAGCGGCGCGTTCGATGCCGTGCTCGCACGCAAGTCGCTGTCGCGCGTCACCGATGCTGCGCCCAACCACGCCGAGCTTGCCGGCTTCGTTTCCGCGGCGGGCACGGTAGCCGACCACTCAGCGCTCCGCCCGTGGCGACTCATCGAGTTGCGAGGCACCGATCGTGAACGCCTCGGACGTGCGCTTGCGAAGGCAGAGGGCGAAAAGCATCCGTCTACGAAGCCGATGCGTGCGCCTCTGCTGATAGCGGTCGTCGTCAGCTACGGAAAAAGCGAAAAGGTCCCGCGCTGGGAGCAGGAGGCCACGGCGGCCGGTGTCGCTCACATGTTGAGCCTTCTCCTCGACGAGGCCGGGTGGGGTGTGTTCTGGCGAACGGGCGGCGCAACCCGCAGCAAGGCGGTCGCTAAAGCGCACGGGTTGGCAAAAAATGAAGCCTTGATGGGCTGGCTGTACGTGGGCGGCAAACCACCGCGCACACGTCCGGGTCGTCGGAAGTCCATCGACGGCGATCGGTTCTTAACGCGGATGCCACGAAAAAAGAAAACCGACGCTTCGGCCTAG
- a CDS encoding DUF2332 domain-containing protein produces MTASERAVVSARYARFARDEAPGRSALYADWAQGVADDPHVWAILAKIPATHRQPPLVFAATRLLGAPLSAYKEWSQWLHAHADLVIAECERRSLQTNEPLRCAALLPALALIEGPIALIELGASAGLCLYPDQYSYRFSRTGAGVIELDPARGRSSVVLDCELSGEPRVALPHVVWRAGIDLSPLDARNPEDREWLKMLVWPGEQGRAERIAAALDIAAADPPILVAGDAEAELPALIARAPEDATLVVTTPGVLIHIPRARRDAVISAASAAARWVTIDPPAAHDAWTVPPGEGWPASRFVLGIDGEIVAAVDPLGAVVEWHPLSVTGAR; encoded by the coding sequence ATGACTGCATCCGAGCGCGCGGTGGTTTCAGCACGGTACGCGAGATTTGCGCGTGATGAGGCGCCAGGGCGCTCTGCGCTCTATGCCGATTGGGCTCAGGGCGTGGCAGACGACCCGCACGTGTGGGCAATTCTCGCGAAGATTCCCGCAACGCATCGTCAGCCACCGTTGGTTTTCGCGGCGACGCGCCTTCTCGGTGCACCGCTATCGGCGTACAAGGAGTGGTCACAATGGCTGCACGCTCACGCCGATCTCGTGATCGCTGAGTGTGAGCGTCGTTCGTTGCAAACCAATGAGCCGCTGCGCTGCGCTGCGCTCTTGCCCGCGCTGGCGCTCATCGAGGGCCCGATCGCTCTTATCGAGCTCGGCGCGAGCGCGGGGCTCTGTCTTTATCCCGACCAGTATTCCTACCGGTTCTCGCGCACGGGCGCGGGCGTCATCGAGCTCGATCCCGCTCGCGGACGAAGCAGTGTCGTTCTCGACTGTGAGCTCTCGGGAGAACCGCGCGTCGCGCTGCCGCATGTCGTGTGGCGCGCAGGGATCGATCTTTCGCCTCTCGACGCCCGAAATCCCGAGGATCGCGAGTGGTTGAAGATGCTCGTATGGCCGGGCGAGCAAGGGCGTGCCGAGCGCATCGCCGCGGCGCTCGATATTGCCGCAGCTGATCCGCCGATCCTTGTCGCTGGAGACGCCGAAGCCGAATTGCCGGCGCTCATCGCCCGCGCGCCTGAAGACGCAACCCTTGTGGTGACCACACCCGGAGTGCTGATTCACATCCCGCGGGCGCGTCGCGACGCCGTTATCAGCGCGGCAAGCGCCGCGGCCAGATGGGTCACGATCGATCCACCCGCCGCCCACGATGCGTGGACTGTGCCGCCCGGCGAGGGCTGGCCCGCATCGCGATTCGTGCTCGGGATCGACGGCGAGATCGTGGCTGCAGTTGACCCGCTCGGCGCTGTCGTGGAGTGGCATCCGCTCTCGGTAACCGGTGCGCGTTAG
- a CDS encoding WXG100 family type VII secretion target: MAVFAVDSDAVLTTTAAARATIDRLHSESASLTAQLSQLQSSWTGTAATAFQGVVDQWRATQHHVEDTIGTVNQALALAGQQYADAELSNAAMFR, encoded by the coding sequence ATGGCTGTTTTCGCCGTCGATAGCGACGCCGTCCTCACCACCACCGCCGCCGCCCGCGCGACGATCGATCGGTTGCATAGCGAGTCGGCTTCGCTGACTGCTCAACTCAGCCAGCTCCAGTCGTCATGGACTGGTACCGCCGCTACGGCGTTCCAAGGAGTGGTCGATCAGTGGCGGGCAACTCAACACCACGTCGAGGACACCATTGGCACCGTTAACCAAGCGCTCGCTCTGGCCGGTCAGCAGTACGCCGATGCCGAACTTTCCAACGCCGCCATGTTCCGCTGA